In Columba livia isolate bColLiv1 breed racing homer chromosome 20, bColLiv1.pat.W.v2, whole genome shotgun sequence, a genomic segment contains:
- the SDF2 gene encoding stromal cell-derived factor 2, translated as MVPPVLLPVLVLALGAAVRGGSGPVTCGSVVKLLNVRHNVRLHSHDVRYGSGSGQQSVTGVSAADDGNSYWRVRGRTAAVCERGRPVRCGQQIRLTHLGTGRNLHSHRFTSPLSGNQEVSAFGEAGEGDYLDDWTVVCSGTYWARDGEVRFQHTSTEVFLSVTGEQYGRPIHGQKEVHGMAASSQNNYWKVMEGIFMQPSEVFKAEQYHAEL; from the exons ATGGTGCCGCCGGTGCTGCTGCCGGTGCTGGTGCTGGCGCTGGGCGCGGCGGTtcgcggcggctccgggcccgTCACCTGCGGCTCCGTGGTGAAGCTGCTCAACGTGCGGCACAATGTCCGCCTGCATTCGCACGACGTGCGCTACGGCTCCG GCAGCGGGCAGCAGTCGGTGACCGGGGTGTCGGCGGCGGATGACGGGAACAGCTACTGGCGGGTGCGGGGCCGCACGGCGGCCGTGTGCGAGCGGGGCCGGCCGGTGCGGTGCGGGCAGCAGATCCGCCTGACCCACCTGGGCACCGGCCGCAACCTGCACAGCCACCGCTTCACCTCCCCGCTCTCCGGGAACCAG GAGGTGAGCGCGTTTGGGGAGGCCGGCGAGGGCGACTACCTGGACGACTGGACAGTGGTTTGCAGCGGGACGTACTGGGCGCGGGACGGCGAGGTGCGCTTCCAGCACACCTCCACCGAGGTCTTCCTCTCGGTGACGGGCGAGCAGTATGGGCGGCCCATCCACGGGCAGAAAGAGGTGCACGGCATGGCCGCCTCCAGCCAGAACAACTACTGGAAGGTGATGGAGGGCATCTTCATGCAGCCCAGCGAGGTCTTCAAAGCGGAGCAGTACCATGCTGAGTTGTga